A region of Elusimicrobiota bacterium DNA encodes the following proteins:
- a CDS encoding sigma-70 family RNA polymerase sigma factor, translating to MRQFQSGDGVAFEILFDRYSTHLINFAHRFLFSREESEDAAQEVLLRIHGARDRYDSSRPFRPWLFSIASRLISNRLRQKKRHPLVSLFHSADEGGDESIPLDVPDRWDSGPEQIVEKHHLAAHIQSVLSRLPGNQHTAVVLARFEEMSNEEIAQTMGISVSSVKSLLFRARQTLKNDLKQFIPNHPVPPKTTATF from the coding sequence ATGAGACAGTTTCAATCGGGGGACGGGGTCGCCTTTGAAATTTTATTCGACCGATATTCCACCCACCTGATTAATTTCGCCCACCGATTTTTATTTTCCCGAGAAGAATCCGAAGACGCGGCCCAAGAAGTCCTCCTACGTATTCATGGCGCGAGGGACCGCTACGATTCTTCCCGCCCCTTTCGTCCCTGGTTATTTTCGATTGCCTCACGTTTGATCTCCAACCGTCTGCGCCAGAAAAAACGCCATCCCCTGGTTTCTCTTTTCCATTCCGCCGATGAGGGGGGTGACGAATCGATCCCCCTTGACGTGCCGGACCGATGGGATTCGGGCCCGGAGCAGATCGTCGAGAAACACCATTTGGCCGCACACATTCAATCTGTCCTTTCCCGGTTGCCGGGGAATCAGCATACGGCGGTGGTCCTCGCCCGGTTTGAAGAAATGTCCAATGAGGAGATCGCCCAAACCATGGGGATTTCGGTGTCATCCGTAAAATCCCTCCTCTTTCGCGCCCGTCAAACATTAAAAAACGATCTGAAACAATTTATTCCAAATCATCCCGTTCCCCCAAAAACTACCGCAACTTTTTAA
- a CDS encoding zf-HC2 domain-containing protein, whose protein sequence is MNCKNAVKALPEYLDLTLGKDEALGVRDHLALCPECREQARLFSSSWEMLDVLETVQPSAYFRAHFWERVREQETRAWGRTGLFSRFPLAPALAGFFVLWLLGVAGGAHLFKLRHRTVTTTEIALNRFLSPYPQNSVEHIFQEGRTPGGNV, encoded by the coding sequence ATGAACTGTAAAAATGCGGTCAAAGCGCTACCGGAATACCTTGATCTCACCCTTGGCAAAGACGAAGCTTTGGGGGTCCGAGACCATTTGGCACTTTGCCCAGAATGCAGAGAGCAAGCCCGCCTGTTCTCGTCCAGTTGGGAAATGCTTGATGTTCTTGAAACTGTCCAGCCGTCCGCCTATTTCCGCGCGCACTTTTGGGAACGGGTGCGCGAACAGGAAACCCGGGCCTGGGGCCGCACAGGCCTTTTCTCAAGATTTCCTTTAGCCCCAGCGCTGGCCGGGTTCTTTGTCCTATGGTTATTGGGAGTCGCCGGAGGGGCCCACCTGTTTAAACTCCGCCATCGAACGGTCACGACAACGGAAATCGCATTGAATCGATTCCTCTCGCCCTACCCACAAAATTCTGTTGAACACATTTTCCAAGAAGGACGAACGCCCGGGGGGAACGTATGA
- a CDS encoding Spy/CpxP family protein refolding chaperone, translated as MTIKRLTLWSAGALAVLAIALGSTYMMLTCCRAHPTVKSLDMTGAHRWIHQLHLSEEQKTNLIPLETSLQKDLEPLQMKLADARVALCGVLGDDNADENQVDRYVDQVADLESQQQHRIVRHLWEMRSVLTPEQRKSFFTSLTQAVCENCLVPPPASQPKAHRRRGS; from the coding sequence ATGACGATAAAACGCTTGACTCTATGGAGCGCGGGGGCTCTCGCTGTGTTGGCCATCGCCCTGGGCTCCACTTACATGATGTTGACTTGTTGCCGCGCTCATCCGACGGTAAAATCGTTGGACATGACCGGCGCCCACCGTTGGATCCACCAGCTCCATTTGTCAGAGGAACAAAAAACGAACCTCATCCCGTTGGAAACCTCCTTGCAGAAGGACTTAGAACCTCTCCAAATGAAACTGGCAGACGCCCGGGTGGCTCTGTGCGGTGTGTTAGGGGATGACAATGCCGACGAAAACCAGGTAGACCGCTACGTGGACCAGGTGGCAGATTTAGAATCTCAACAACAACATCGGATTGTGCGGCATCTTTGGGAAATGCGTTCTGTTTTAACGCCAGAACAAAGGAAATCGTTTTTCACTTCCTTAACACAAGCAGTCTGCGAAAACTGCCTGGTTCCGCCCCCGGCATCTCAACCTAAAGCACATAGAAGGAGAGGATCATGA
- a CDS encoding heavy-metal-associated domain-containing protein: MSMWKIRMIGMLSVVVVGGAVFGASPTTQRGHADDPVLPEGRYSAKAKSLVCGGCAEAIEKAMGGVPGIATVTVDAKTGVVGFTVNKGASVAWSDLQTVLKAASDQMGMGADYRLSDFQIALSTTNTSTGKKIRAACCLPHP; the protein is encoded by the coding sequence ATGAGCATGTGGAAAATACGGATGATTGGCATGTTGTCGGTGGTAGTCGTGGGGGGGGCTGTGTTTGGGGCATCGCCCACAACCCAAAGGGGGCACGCGGATGACCCCGTCCTTCCCGAGGGCCGTTATTCGGCGAAGGCCAAATCACTGGTGTGTGGTGGGTGCGCTGAAGCTATAGAGAAGGCGATGGGCGGTGTCCCTGGCATCGCAACCGTCACGGTGGACGCCAAAACGGGCGTCGTGGGGTTTACCGTTAATAAGGGGGCCTCTGTTGCGTGGTCCGATTTGCAAACGGTCTTGAAAGCGGCATCGGACCAAATGGGAATGGGGGCGGACTATCGCTTGTCGGATTTCCAAATCGCTTTATCCACAACGAACACGTCCACCGGAAAGAAAATCAGGGCGGCCTGTTGCCTTCCTCACCCGTAA
- a CDS encoding copper-translocating P-type ATPase — protein sequence MKDHVCCTIVSKPPPTPEGQDAKFNPEMIPGGVDGKYTCPMHPEIIQNGPGTCPKCGMSLEPMAVSAEEKPDPELADMTRRMWVGALLSLPLFLSAMGEMAVPGLHHFFAGSAGRVWGWAQFLLATPVVLWGGAPFFARGWKSIHNRSPNMFTLISLGTGVAYLYSLIAVFFPGIFPDTFRDTSGRVAHYFEAAAVIVTLVLLGQVLELRARQRTSEAIKKLLNLSPKTARRLLADGREEDISLASVQKGDCLRVRPGENLPTDGIVTEGRSAVDEAMVTGEPLPVEKTPGDRVTGGTVNGTGSLVIRAERVGAETLLSRIVRMVSEAQRSRAPIQGLADRVSAVFVPVVVGVAVISFILWAVFGPMPRMVHALIAAVSVLIIACPCALGLATPISIMVGVGRGALEGVLIRSAESLERMEKIDVLVVDKTGTLTEGKPRVVSVVPADGRDERSLLALAAGLEKGSEHPLASAILKAAEEKGAAPLPVDDFASVTGKGVRGKTKDVVVALGNSALMKDLNISLGSWEEKAGASRQKGQTVMFLSEGGQLAGFIGVADTVKKSTPEALDLLHRMGVRVLLATGDNEATARAVARELGINDVRASVLPETKAEIIKELKRQGHVVAMAGDGVNDAPALALADVGIAMGTGTDVAMESAGVTLLKGDLRGIAKARRLSRSVMRNIRQNLFFAFIYNALGVPVAAGLLYPFFGLLLSPMIAAAAMSFSSVSVILNALRLRNTPL from the coding sequence ATGAAAGATCACGTCTGTTGCACAATCGTGTCCAAACCTCCTCCGACGCCGGAGGGGCAGGACGCAAAATTTAATCCCGAAATGATCCCGGGGGGTGTCGACGGTAAGTACACGTGCCCCATGCACCCCGAGATTATCCAGAACGGGCCTGGAACTTGCCCAAAGTGCGGGATGTCGTTGGAGCCCATGGCCGTTTCGGCGGAGGAAAAGCCGGATCCGGAGCTGGCGGACATGACGCGACGGATGTGGGTGGGGGCCCTCTTGAGCCTGCCCCTTTTCCTATCGGCCATGGGTGAGATGGCCGTTCCAGGCTTGCACCATTTTTTCGCCGGGTCCGCCGGACGGGTCTGGGGTTGGGCCCAGTTCCTGCTGGCCACGCCTGTGGTCCTGTGGGGTGGGGCGCCCTTCTTCGCCCGAGGGTGGAAGTCCATCCATAACCGCAGCCCCAACATGTTCACCCTGATCTCCTTGGGGACGGGCGTCGCTTATCTGTACAGCCTCATCGCTGTTTTCTTTCCGGGGATATTCCCGGACACCTTCCGGGATACAAGCGGGCGCGTGGCTCATTATTTCGAGGCGGCGGCCGTCATCGTCACCCTGGTGCTCCTGGGGCAGGTGCTGGAACTCCGCGCCCGGCAGCGGACATCCGAGGCCATCAAGAAGCTGCTGAACCTATCGCCCAAGACGGCCCGGCGCCTCTTGGCGGACGGACGTGAGGAAGACATTTCGTTGGCGTCGGTCCAAAAGGGTGATTGCTTGCGCGTGCGGCCGGGGGAAAACTTGCCGACGGACGGGATCGTGACGGAAGGGCGGAGCGCAGTGGACGAGGCCATGGTCACGGGGGAACCGCTCCCCGTAGAGAAGACCCCGGGCGACCGCGTCACAGGCGGTACGGTGAACGGTACCGGAAGCCTGGTGATCCGGGCCGAGCGGGTAGGTGCCGAGACGCTCCTTTCCCGTATCGTGCGGATGGTGTCGGAGGCCCAGCGGAGCCGGGCCCCCATCCAGGGTCTGGCGGACAGGGTATCGGCCGTCTTCGTGCCGGTGGTGGTGGGCGTGGCGGTAATCTCTTTCATCCTCTGGGCGGTGTTCGGTCCCATGCCACGGATGGTTCATGCCTTGATTGCCGCAGTGTCCGTCCTCATCATCGCCTGTCCTTGCGCCCTGGGACTAGCCACACCCATATCCATTATGGTGGGTGTGGGACGAGGGGCCCTGGAAGGGGTTCTCATCCGGAGCGCTGAGTCGTTGGAGAGGATGGAAAAAATCGACGTGTTGGTGGTTGACAAAACGGGGACTTTGACCGAGGGAAAACCCCGCGTCGTTTCCGTGGTTCCTGCGGACGGACGGGACGAACGGTCGCTCTTGGCCTTGGCCGCCGGTTTGGAGAAGGGCAGCGAGCACCCGCTCGCGTCGGCGATCCTAAAAGCCGCCGAGGAAAAGGGCGCGGCGCCCCTCCCCGTAGATGATTTCGCCTCCGTGACGGGCAAAGGCGTGCGTGGAAAAACGAAAGACGTTGTGGTGGCCCTGGGGAACAGTGCGCTCATGAAGGACTTAAACATTTCCCTGGGGAGCTGGGAGGAAAAGGCGGGGGCCTCGCGGCAGAAAGGGCAGACGGTCATGTTCCTGTCAGAGGGGGGCCAACTGGCCGGTTTCATCGGCGTGGCCGACACCGTGAAGAAGTCCACACCGGAAGCTTTGGACCTGCTTCACCGCATGGGCGTGCGTGTGCTTTTGGCCACGGGCGACAATGAGGCCACCGCTCGAGCGGTGGCGCGAGAGTTGGGGATCAACGATGTACGGGCGAGCGTCCTGCCTGAAACGAAAGCGGAGATCATCAAGGAATTGAAACGTCAGGGTCACGTCGTCGCCATGGCGGGGGACGGCGTCAACGATGCGCCCGCCCTGGCTTTGGCGGACGTGGGAATCGCCATGGGGACGGGCACGGACGTGGCCATGGAATCCGCAGGGGTAACGCTACTGAAAGGCGACCTGCGCGGCATCGCCAAAGCCCGCCGCCTTTCCCGTTCTGTCATGAGGAACATTCGGCAGAACCTTTTTTTCGCCTTCATTTACAATGCCCTGGGGGTGCCCGTGGCGGCGGGGTTGCTTTACCCGTTCTTCGGTCTCCTGCTTTCCCCGATGATCGCGGCGGCGGCCATGAGTTTCAGTTCCGTTTCCGTCATTCTCAACGCGCTCCGATTGAGAAATACGCCTCTTTAA
- a CDS encoding HD-GYP domain-containing protein — protein MWRSAFVSVLVALVGFRHGLSARELTADFVSVAGCGLLAGFLGDGQRRAREALTESFRRTLEALSRALEARDPYTEGHSRRTALYADAIAEVLGLGRESRERLRWAALLHDLGKIGVPDALLHKNGGFTPEERVRMEAHSLIGAGIIEGLPFLKDAALMVRSHHERFDGAGRPDGLAGEAIPLETRVLTVADALDALTTDRPYRKATGWAESIRELEKESGMRFDPSVLATLKHLPLNGTMVGAGLPSTAYGTEISSPRGRK, from the coding sequence TTGTGGCGTTCGGCGTTCGTTTCGGTTCTCGTGGCGTTGGTCGGGTTTCGGCACGGACTCTCCGCCCGGGAGCTGACGGCGGATTTTGTCTCCGTGGCGGGGTGTGGCCTTCTGGCGGGATTTTTGGGCGACGGCCAGCGCCGCGCCCGCGAAGCGCTGACCGAAAGTTTCCGAAGGACGCTTGAAGCCCTCTCCCGCGCCCTGGAGGCCCGGGACCCCTACACCGAAGGACACTCCCGCCGAACGGCCCTCTATGCCGACGCCATCGCGGAAGTGTTGGGTCTAGGCCGGGAGTCCCGAGAGCGATTGCGTTGGGCGGCCCTCCTTCACGATCTGGGAAAAATCGGTGTTCCCGACGCCCTGCTACACAAGAATGGCGGATTTACACCAGAGGAGCGCGTCCGGATGGAGGCCCACTCCCTGATTGGCGCCGGGATCATCGAGGGGTTGCCATTTCTCAAGGATGCCGCCCTTATGGTGCGCTCCCATCACGAGCGGTTTGACGGCGCGGGCCGCCCGGACGGCCTGGCCGGAGAGGCTATCCCCCTGGAAACCCGCGTCCTCACCGTGGCTGACGCACTGGACGCCCTCACGACCGATCGTCCTTACCGCAAAGCCACCGGCTGGGCAGAATCCATCCGAGAGTTAGAGAAAGAATCCGGTATGCGCTTTGACCCTTCGGTCTTGGCCACTCTTAAACACCTACCACTCAACGGAACAATGGTTGGCGCGGGGCTACCGTCGACAGCGTACGGAACAGAAATTTCCAGCCCTCGTGGACGGAAATAG
- a CDS encoding transposase family protein, with the protein MCAPACRPNDVWATDFKGWFRTRDGGRVDPLTITDLASRYLIECRALTSTTGDNVRPWFEAAFREFGLPWAIRSDNGPPFASVGLGGLSRLSVWWIRLRIIPERIRPGHPEENGCHERMHRSLAEATVNPPEKTAWRNKDRFAFSERSSMTSGPMNLWEWQRPLGFIVRRKEPIR; encoded by the coding sequence ATGTGCGCTCCGGCTTGCCGCCCCAACGACGTATGGGCTACGGATTTCAAGGGATGGTTCCGAACACGGGACGGCGGCCGGGTGGATCCGCTGACGATTACGGACCTGGCAAGTCGTTATTTGATCGAGTGCCGGGCGCTGACATCGACGACGGGAGACAACGTTCGTCCCTGGTTCGAAGCGGCTTTTCGGGAGTTCGGTCTGCCCTGGGCGATTCGATCGGATAACGGACCGCCGTTCGCCAGCGTGGGATTGGGCGGGCTGTCGCGGTTGTCGGTGTGGTGGATTCGGCTGAGGATCATTCCTGAGCGCATTCGACCCGGCCATCCGGAAGAAAATGGGTGCCACGAGAGAATGCATCGAAGTTTGGCGGAGGCGACGGTAAACCCGCCGGAGAAAACAGCATGGCGCAACAAGGATCGTTTTGCGTTTTCCGAAAGGAGTTCAATGACGAGCGGCCCCATGAATCTTTGGGAATGGCAACGCCCGCTCGGATTTATCGTCCGTCGGAAAGAACCTATCCGCTGA
- a CDS encoding helix-turn-helix domain containing protein codes for MPWRETYPMEERLKYIGDWLKDEEPMTDLCRIYGISRKTGYKWIERYQTHGLDGLKEMSRATHSHPNQTPALTEEGLVLFRHQHPHWGPRKLVHRLGNPAKRDLAGGEHSGSDSEAPRADETATPPKTNADFRRECALRLAAPTTYGLRISRDGSEHGTAAGWIR; via the coding sequence ATGCCCTGGAGAGAGACCTACCCCATGGAAGAGCGATTGAAATACATTGGCGATTGGCTGAAGGATGAAGAGCCCATGACGGATCTGTGCCGGATCTACGGCATCAGTCGAAAAACTGGGTACAAGTGGATTGAACGGTATCAGACGCATGGATTGGATGGTTTGAAGGAGATGAGCCGAGCCACGCATAGCCATCCCAATCAGACCCCCGCGTTGACGGAAGAAGGGCTGGTTCTGTTTCGGCATCAGCACCCGCATTGGGGGCCGCGCAAATTGGTCCATCGGCTAGGAAATCCGGCCAAACGAGATTTGGCCGGCGGTGAGCACAGCGGGAGCGATTCTGAAGCGCCACGGGCTGACGAAACCGCCACGCCGCCGAAAACGAACGCCGATTTTCGCAGGGAATGTGCGCTCCGGCTTGCCGCCCCAACGACGTATGGGCTACGGATTTCAAGGGATGGTTCCGAACACGGGACGGCGGCCGGGTGGATCCGCTGA